The following is a genomic window from Corvus moneduloides isolate bCorMon1 chromosome 7, bCorMon1.pri, whole genome shotgun sequence.
TGCAATAACCAAGAGCCTGCTATGCATAGGAAATGAAATgtacagaaattaaatgcacTCTGGGAAGCATGTGGTGTGTGGGATCCCCATGTGGCTGTTTGGCACAACTGAAAATTTGATGATGGGAAagacccccaaatccttcaAACAAAAAACATGTACCTATCCAGTCACCACATGGCTTCAATCTCCTATGGCCACTCCCTACCCCAAGCTGAAAAGGAATGTGGCATACAAAACAGTCTTTGTGAAGCAAATAACTAGTCAGGCAGGGGTACATGTGGAAGGCTGCACAATGGTGTTAGAGATTAACAAATAGGATGGGTTCCTGAACTGCTGAGTCTGGACTAGAAATGAACGGAAAAAGATGATGCACAAAGAAGGAAGATATGATGTTGTTTGGCAGGGATGCAGGGTTCACATTTATAGCTACAGAAGAAATatgaggtatttttaaaaaaatgttatacAGAAGGATGATACTGGAATTTGAAATATTCAGACTAGAAGGAACGTCCAAGACTTTTGGCTTTAGTAAGCCTGACTGCCCCAATGGGGAGGGTTCAAGACACTGCAGAGATAACACAGGCTACCTCCTTGGCATTTGTCTTCTAGGGCTTTGGTTCCTGGAAGCGAAGAAGAGCCAGGTGTGGtactgtgctgtgctggagacaTGCAGAACAGGAATCAGCACGCAGGGGCTGGAGCCGCACAACCCTTGGTTGACCCCTTGCAACATATGTTGATTGCTGTTCAGATGTGATGACTGCAGTTCAGATGTTCATTTGACACTGAGACCCAAAAGTGGGGGAAAGGAggatgaaaaattaaatcactCTTTGGCAGgattgtatttgtatttgaattaaaacctttgtgTAAGGCAGAAAACCCTACTGATCTACCCCTGCCCTCCGTGAAGGACAGTTTCCAagttcagagctgcagcagagggaggTTTCTCTTTACATCATCCCATAAACAGCATATAGACCCCAAAGGTAGGgccagggaaggacagggctCTCCTGGCATGTTTTGCATTGCCTAAAACCAGATGGAATAAATTAGGATTGCTGTTTATTGAATATGCTAATCCACATATGCAGAGCTGGAGTCCAGGCTTAACTGGATTGCTTCTCTGCAAACACTTTATTTTACTCCTTTACAGTGGTGGATAAAAGGAATTTTCTGGTATCCCATCTCCAACTGTCTGTAATTCATGTCCCTCTGGAGCTTTAATTTAACAGCAATGTCCATTTTAACACAGTGCTGGGGCTTTCTCATGTCCTGATTCTcctcattttttcattttatgtttagGATATTTCCCTGTATCCCCCTTCCATTTTGGTCAGTCAAACAAATTAATACGTGTTGCAGATGTTCCAGGACTTACTTTCCAGTATCATGTCCTGGGAGCTATCAGTATGTTTTAAATATGGAAAGTACAAAAGTGTGAGGGGAAGGAAACCAAATTATACCAATATTTGCTTTAGAAAGTAACATTTTCCTCCGACTAACCTCAGGCCTAATACATTCATTCAAGATTTAATTTACTGTAtctatttaataaatttaaaaggaGATTGCAAAAAGTATAATAAAACTCTAGGGAATATAGATGTAATGAAATAGATGCATCTATACctaaatatgtatatatgcagTTTATGCAAAGAACATTTATCCTGTTTCGTGGGTTTGATACACATTTGCCATCTCACCTTATACATGCACTAGAAGTTGTGATTTTCCCCAGCACATTGTGATCATACATGTCATTGTGCCATACAATGACAAACTGGAGCTTGGTGAGACAGTGCCATAGTGCCATACCCTGACAgagagctgtgcccagcctgctgctttctgctgggAGTGTCTGGAAGCCCCAGCACGGCATCATTCCTATCTCCCCTCCAAGTGATGAGGGAGGTGGCAAGGCATTAGCATCCTCCCAGTCAGTGCCAGCAAGGAGGGCCAGACCAGGCTGGGACCATGCAGCGACTGTCATGTGTCCTGCCTGgctccctcccctctgctctgtgcacatGTTCCTTGCTGCCTCCACTTCTGTACAAAGGTGCAGTGAGGGGCTTTTCAGGAGAAGAGAGTAAAAATTGTGTGTAGAAAAATGTCAGCCTTGGAGTGTTTGTGCATGTGgtgaggggaaaggagaaggaataaaTAAGACTTTGTTTTGAAGTTCTTCAGTTCAGTCATAAGCTTTTGAGTTTGCTGAGCTGAACCAGACCAAGGCTCTCAGGGCCTGCTGGGTCCATGACTGGATTCCCATGCTGAAGACGCAGCACTGCCTCTTGGGCATTGCCAtcagggctctgctgtccctggctggggacaggaggcACCTCACCGCTGCTCATGGGTGGTACAGCACCCTCCAGGAACATAGTTCATGGTGATATAATACTCACACTGAAAGGTTTGGGGCCCAGTCAGCAAACTCAAATAAAACTTCCAATTTGGAAGTGCCGAAGTTGTTTTCTTGGGTTAAGACATCAAAGCAAATTGTTGTCATGCTCCCACATCTCTACTTTTGTCCTGTCTCCTCAAAGAGAGAAAGAATCTTCTTATTCCAGtttgaaggaaattaaatgttgTACAatccaaattttatttcaaggtggaatgtggattttttttttcttttaattgtttaTTCAGTAGTTTCTATAAAATAAACATTGTCTCTTCTGtatgaaaagggattttatgCCAAGGCAACCCCAATCACAATTTAGGATGTCCTGTTATTGTAAACATACTAGATTGAAAGAATGAATCATGTTTTGCTAAATACTTTGTCCTACTCTGGCATGGACAGTCCTGAAGAACATATTTagagagaaaagtaatttccagaTAACACAAAGTTCCTCAAAGTGTCCAGAGCAGATCCTGCATATGTCTGAGAACTTGCAGGTCCATTTACAATGCTGGGAATGAAGAATCCTCTCACACCACAAAAACTGGGTgcttatgggaaaaaaaattcaagtggTCTTTAGTTGCTCATAAGTCAGCCCAGATTTTTGTAAGCGCTCCGGTACAACCTAGGTGCCAGAAGATGTGCACGAATTTTCAGGAGGACTCAGGAGAATACCTTCTGAATTAtcaaattcaaaaataaaagtaaaaatcttCTCAAAATCCGAGGTCTCTGTCTTCTAATGCTTCATATATAACTTTGCATTCCCTTGATGCAGAAGGCAAACAAATCAGAAATGGGGTTGTTTGTGATTAAGACAgatctttcttcctctcccacTTGTCTTGATTTTGTCTTCAGGTTGCTTGCTTTTTCAGTCAGTGGAGTTCCTTGGTCACGACTGCAGGTGGCCTTACGAACATCTACACAGTGACCAGCCCAAGGACTCACATGCTGAAGGTTTACTAGTTTTCTATCAGCTTGATTTGTCCTGGCAGACTATTTTTTCCATAGCCTAATAGCTTGGATGCCTTCTGGCTGaccttctcctctttcttttaagCACGTGTTTTGAACTTCAAACTGTGTCCTGGTcttgtagagaaaaaaatattattttttacattttgccAGGCTTAACAGCAACAGTCTGAGGGATTACACATACAGGGAAGGAAATTAAGGGTTAAATCTAAGGCAGTAGTTATTGGAAAAGATCAGAAGTTCTGCTTCTTCCAACAGCTAAGCAAAACCACAAGTATTACGAAGAGACCAGCTCTGAGGACTGATGCCATCTTTCCATCTTACCCACTGACAACCCTCAACACAAGCTGGGCCTCATTTTCAGCcatcatggaaaaaaattctttttttacttctccCCCTCCGTCCccctttttatatttgtttgttggtctggattttcttttagtAGATCAAAGTTTATCTAATACTTGCTATGGTGTAGGTGTCTGTGAACAATAGCAATAAACACGACGAGAAAATGAGAGGCTGTCCTTCCATGCCGCAGAGCAAGCGACTGCCTGGAAGGACACGAGGCTCCTGGTGGGTGCGCTGCTGGGATCAGGGCTGCCAGGACCGATAGGCGGTGTAGTCCCGTGTTGGCGCATAGGACGGGTAACCCTTGTTCTTCTGGTATGGCGGGTGCCGGGGAGTCATGTTCATGTAGTCACTCTGATGGTACATGTTCTTTTTGGATTTTTGCTGTGGGGAAGGGTGAAGAGAACTGTGAAAACTCTCATGTTAACTGCTGACAGGTCTGGCCCTAGGTCCTTGTTCAGGGAAGCAGGCATATTCATAAGGCAGCTTCAGGTTTAAATACATTAACAAAAGAATTAGAACACATGTTCTCATCAAATAATCTATGGAATTTGCCCAACCTGAAAGTTAGTCTACATCTTATCTGGTGAGAGATTTACAGTGTTAGTTCTTCAGGTAAAGGAATGCTACACACCAAGGATACAAACTGATACCTCTCACCATCATCTTGCCTCTCTCATCTGTGGAATGATTCAGCAGAAACAGTAGAGTCTGAGCTGTGAAGGCTGTCCTTATTTAttaggaggaaaagagaaattagcTTAACTTGAACAGAATAAGAGCAAGAAAAATCAGCCCAGACTGTGTGTAATGGTTTTCCTACCATTTACAGCAGTGAGACACAATGCGTATGTTGTTCTGAATCTTCCTTTAAGCAGTGAAAGAATCAGAGCTGATGTTAATCTTTTATGTCTCCATATCTGGGCCGCAAAAATCTTATTTCCACTGTTGAATTCCTGCTTATAATGCCCCTGTGCGACAAGGGAAGCATCAGCTCTTTCAGAAATAAGAGTAGCAGAAGACAGGTGAAATAATTTGCCTAAAATCACAGAGGAAATCTGTGGCTACAGCAGAATTTCAGCCTCTGactgctgcaggctgtgcacAAGGTTGGTGTTTTTTACATAGCTTAAGGCTTTATTGATCAGGGGTAAGTAAAGTGCTTCCATGCTTTTTCCTTAATACTCATCATACACTGTTTTGCAATCTCCTTTTTACTGCAATTCCCTTCCTATGTACAAAAATAGTTGCATATGCTGCAGTATATATGCATAGGATGCTGTGGAATTGGAGGAGATGCTGTGGAATTGGAGTTTGCATTAGAAAATCTGATGGCTGAATTATGTAGTATGTGCAGAGTGGGGCAGTtactatgaaatattttaagctgTTTTATATTAATGTTATATATATGCAAAGTGTTGAATGTAAGTTACATACTGCTTAAGCCATGTAATGCAGTCAATGCATGTAAAGCATTAGATACAAAAGCTTTATCTCTGTGTGTTCATCTCCATAATACAGGATTTCTAATTCACCCAAGAGGTAGTTTTGCATGGGAGAAAGACATTTTGCTAGCATGAGTGAATGTTGGGCTGTTACAGGATCAAAGACTACTACTTTTGCAACggaaagcagtttttcttcagGGAAGGCAGACTATATGAAAATAGACAAATCTTTAGCTGCTTTCAGGAACTGATCAGGCTTGCCATGTCTGTCTAGTATCACAATTAGGATACCTTTTTTTACAATATCACAAACAATTCTAGGCAGCTGTATTTATACTCAACAACACTCTAAATACATCCACAATCAGAAGACATATTATCTGAAAGAATACTGCCAGCAGTAATAACAGCAGGTAAAAACTGATGGAGCAAACAACACACATGGCAACACAGCCTTGCCACTCTTTCTGGGGGCAGACATGTTAGTAGCAAAGTGTGAAGCCATTAGGTAGCAAATGAATATAGCACAGAGAAAATGGTTCAGATTCTAAATGATGGATTTGAAGCTATAGCATCTCATctgtggcacagccacagcagcacagcactgtaacaCCAGCAGCTGTTTGCTGTAATCCTCTCAGCTCTCTGAGGAGTCAGCCTCTACAACAGGGCACAAAGAAGAGCCACTTAAcctgccttttcattttcctacGGCAGTGCCCCCTTTGATTGTTTTCCATTAGAAATAGCCACAGATTGAGAAAGTGGTTTTTTGTGAAACACTTAGCAGATCTCAAGCTTCAGCTAGCAGTGGCTTTCTGTATATATGCAATGTTTAACCTGGCAGAGACTCTGGACCCTTTATACGGGCTACCTCATAATTGTTGTTTTGAAAATCACTATTTAACAGCAAAGATTGAGGGGAAAGCCAGAGTGCAAGGAATTGAGTTCTCTATGTTCAAGTCTTTCTCACATGGAGTAAGTAGTTTAAATTGGCCCTGGAGATCACAGTCCTAAGACTTGTCGAGGAAAATGTCCTTCTGATGCCCCAGTATCATGCCTCTCTTTTTTTACTCCAGGAGGAGAACTGGATGTGACTTGGGCCAGTCAACTCTCCAGAGAGattagaaagcaaaaattatgaTCTGTAAGGCTGTCTCAGCTTTCTTACTGTTGATGTACAGACAAGGGACTACTGAGATCCAGGTGCTCCTATTCCCTTGCAGTCAAGCTGCCAGAAATAGTGGTTGCTCGAGGGAATTGCTGGATAGGCACAAGACACCAGTGCAGATGGTCGTGGGCTAACTGAAGGCTCCCTAtagattgttttattttaggtGAACTCCTGTCAGTATAGCCTCAAAGGGTTTTGCCAGAAATGCTTGTAGCTCTAGATTTCCCTGACAGGTTCAGTTGGCAGAGGTAGAGACAGTGTCCTGGTATTGCTGGTGTGCAGGGCACTGCCAACACTGTGGCATTACTATTTGCTTTAGGACTCTGCTGCAGAGGCCTGACTGCCCACCTGGAGAGCATCTGGTGTTTCAGCTCTTTTGGGGTACACCATGGGTGTGCATACATAGCTGGGTTGAAGAAACACTTCAGTCATCCTGTACTGAAGGGGGGATCTGTGAGCTAGTGGTAAACATGGCAAGTATAGCCTGAGAAATGAACTACTAGAGCATATAGAGCAAAGGAAAACGCTAGTTGCTTACCCAGTAGTTAATAAAAACTGCAGTTATTAGCATGCTGTAGAATGCAAGAATTCCAGTCACTGTTGCCAGAATCCACAAAGGAATTGCCGACTGAGGCTCTTGTATTTGGGGGGGTGTCTCTTTaaggaaagagcaaagaaaactttAAGTACATTAAATCAAAAACATTGATCTCTGCCTATTTACTCCTTGTTCCAATGTGTCATTTTTATTAATCATCATTTTAAGATCTCTTCTTCAGGAAATTCAGAGCAGGAATGTAGTTTTACCAGGCGATCCAACTTCTTTTTTCAGGAAACAATCTGCCTCCAGCCATTAAGTAAGGAGTGTGTATAGAGAGGATACTGGCCTACAGAGATTTCTAGCTTACCTTTCACGTGAATAACAGTCCCATTGCTCTTCTCATTGTAGACGTATGGGGGTGGATACATGACCTCAATTTTGCAGAAGTAGATGTCAGTTTGGTTGGCATTCATGTTCCAAAGATTGAAGATGACTTTGTCTTTATCATGATCCCCTTGGCAGTTGAATTCTTTATTTGAATTGCTGCTAATTTTGGTCGTGTTCCATGAAATAAAGCAAACTTCAACTGAACTGTCCGTTCCTTTGTGTAGCGAAGCTCGAAATTCCTTCCCTGTCCCATTGTATTTGTAGTTACAAACTAGAGTTGCAGTTTGGTTAGCTACGATGAGCAAAGGATGCTGAGCCActaaaatcttgttttctgaaagggaggggagaaagtgagaaaaacacTTGTTTATAAAATACAGTATGAGACTTCAGAACCACACATCCTCCCCTGCAACTCTTCTCCATATCTCCTCTCCCCTGCTGACACTCCCTACTAGGGAGTACAAAACCACCCatctgcagaagcagtttctcaCAGGAGCTATTGTTGCAGCAATCCACCTGTAGGTAAATAATTACATAGTCACTAGGGGAGACTATGAGATCAAGAGTGTTTTTCTTCAGAGTCAGAACACTAGCAGAGACAGTGGCCCATGATTAAGATTTAACATCAGAACTCAGAAGCCTAGGCTGCaactgtgtgcatgtgtgtatatagaAGGCCATCTAAGTTTATCCTTCATTTAGCAAGCAATTTCCCAGGGAACATTATGGAGTGAAAATACTATGAATTGACACTGCGTTCAGATAAGAGAATATTATTTatacatttgctttttaattcaAGGACTCCTGAAGTCTTTGCAGGTGGATTTGCTGAACCAATTCAAGGGTTTGGACCTTGGGCAATGAACACTAAAAGCATGAACTGCTatcattttaatgtaaaataagtAATTTCTCTAGCTAGCAGCTGTAGTAGATTCTTAATCTCTCAAAGGACTCAGGAGCTGACTAATTTGACACTGCACTGGCACTTAGCACTTGAATGGCCTGTAAAAAAGCATGTCACATGAATGTATAATTGAATTTGAATTGACCAGACTGATACACAAacaggaaatgttttctgaCATGTAGACCTCTGTGCTATCATCTGCCAAACAATGAAACACTGCAAGGACTATGCAGAAAGACaatttcttcaaagaaaagtCATCCTGTACAAATGAGGCCCTTCTTTTCAAATGATGACCCCTAAGTAAGAGGAAGGGAGTTTTGGCTTTTAAGCTAGAGTCTTGCCAAGGCTTTTGTATGACCACTTAAGCCTTTATGCAAGCTCAGCTAATAGGAGGTCTGGATAGTCTTTTATAGATCCCTGAGAATCACTGTGGCTGATAGAATGACAATTGTACCTCTTGTCCTCAAAATGTTGTGCAAACCTAGATTCTTTCTACTTAATCTGTGTGATGAGACTTCAAAAAAGCTAGTAAGAGAAATGAAGTGGTAAGGAGGCCAGACCCAGAATGCCCAGAAAACGTgtttaaaactgtgtttaaCAATATTTAGGACCAAATGATGCTTAGTGTATTCATGCCTGCACAAGAAGATGAAGTACCCTGGCTTGTTGAGTAGGATACTCCTTTGGGATGAATGTGGTCCAGGGAgtaaagcaaacacaaagagaTGAATGAGATGTCCAGGACCACTAGTAGGGTGCAGACAGTAAAAACAACCTTTGGCTAGCAGGTTCTCCAGTTACCAGCAGAACCCATGAAACTGCTGAAGTTGTTAATTTTCTCATTGAAAGTCTCATTTACCAGCCCTTGTTTCAAATGAGACGAGGAGATGTGAGGCAGGGAATGCTCTAATTGcctcatctttaaaaaaagaaagattgtAGCCTATCCTCCTTGTGTCTCTTTGCCCAACATTGTTGGGGGGGAGGGTTGAGGAGAGCTCATAAGGGCTCTGGAATCCCATGTTTGCAGGGAACCCAAACACTGTGAAACTTTGGATGAAGGATAGCATTTCCAGGCTTTCCAGCAGAAAGAGACATGGCTCTTCGATTCCTAGGACAGAGTGGCAAAGTAAGAACAGAGAAGGCAAGTCTTTACCTAAGGTGGTGCCTGTGGTGAGTTTTCATCGAAATGAAGACATTTCAGCAAAACAATTCAGTTTCATTGAATCAGCATTTTCCGACAAAAGCTCTCACATAGGCTTATAAGGCATTCTAGTAAGTGGTGAGGTTCGGATTCCACCCCTTTAGACAAGGTATTTGATCACATTTTTGTTGGCTGGAAAATTGATTTTTGGCCTATGCGGCAATTTGCAAGTCTGCAGTAGAATTCTTCCACCTTTAGCACAGCAGAATACTACACAACTCACTTGAGACAGTTATTCTACTTTGCAAAGGGACTGAATGCACCTTCAGGGGAGATCGTTTCTGTCTCAGAGTTGACAACTGAAATAGGGTTCCAGAACAGACAGAAGTATTACACTTCAGAAAAGTGCTTGCCTGTTTCCATTGCAAGTACTTACAGAAAACCAATGGATATTTATTGCTCAGCCTGATCATATTTTCACTGTGGCCAAAGGAAAGtcaaagaacactgaaaatctCATCACTGAGGGACAACTTTCAGATGTTATTTAGACTCTTCTGCAGACCCCAATGACTTACTCCATCTCTTTCACTGTCATCAGCCAACCTGAATTCCTGACGTTTAGGCCTGAGCTTCATGCCTTGAGCTCCACTATTTAACTACAGCTCTGGACTATTTATGTCCCTGCCATGATACTGTGATAATTGGCAACCAGTCCGTTTTGATATACCCACCAAAAATGATAAATTCCTTCAACTTATTTTCACCTCTTGGATTTATAGCCCAAACTGTTTGCCTTGTCTTGCAGGCTGGGCTTGATAACCCAGCTCCATGCTGCTGATGCTGGGATGCAGACAGCTGAGCAGTGGGAAAAAGCCCATTTGTGGATCATTAAATGAAGACAGCTCCTACATGATTGAAGCTAAGCACCCAAATCTATTTTTACAAAGTGGCTTTACTAGATAAACCTAAAttaaagaagatatttttgttttcatttatagGCACTAATTAGCACCACATGAATTGGTTGGGCTGCAATGCCAACAGGGGCAAGGCAAGCTTACTCCACCGGTGTGTTAGACAAGCCCtgctgtcctcctcctcctctggacttggaggtttttttgaaTTGAATAAAGTCAGTCATGCTAAAATGTGTATTAGTTTCATGGGGAAGACAGAGTAACGCCAAACATCCCTCACTTCACTTGTGATCTGAATAGGATTTGACTACATTCTTAGTAGGATGTAGACCATTCTAAGCAAACATGGGCTGAGGCTGCTTTTGCCTTCACAGAGCCAG
Proteins encoded in this region:
- the CD28 gene encoding T-cell-specific surface glycoprotein CD28, which encodes MLLGILVVLCFIPTADVTENKILVAQHPLLIVANQTATLVCNYKYNGTGKEFRASLHKGTDSSVEVCFISWNTTKISSNSNKEFNCQGDHDKDKVIFNLWNMNANQTDIYFCKIEVMYPPPYVYNEKSNGTVIHVKETPPQIQEPQSAIPLWILATVTGILAFYSMLITAVFINYWQKSKKNMYHQSDYMNMTPRHPPYQKNKGYPSYAPTRDYTAYRSWQP